The proteins below come from a single Eriocheir sinensis breed Jianghai 21 chromosome 11, ASM2467909v1, whole genome shotgun sequence genomic window:
- the LOC126996923 gene encoding SPARC-like: protein MRLLWVLLAAVLVVGAAASVTSKKIHKKATSEVDKKHLEDIEKKLESIKELEVELEREIEAAVEEEEEEEEEEESSDEENEVLDDGEEEQVEEEDLGVDPMLAPDPESFHGDPCLEVYCGAGRMCVVNDDNQAQCVCVNACENEDDRRRRVCSNFNETWLSDCELYRQRCLCQEGDDSCVKPENKHAHIEYYGECQQMPECENEELEDFPRRMSEWLFSIMRDMADRQTLSEHYIRLEREAEEDPKKQWSYAVVWKWCDLDSHPRDKAVSRHELFPIKAPLLTLENCIAAFLDSCDVNDDHAITLREWATCTKLTEEDIEKFENFCEDIREE from the exons ATGAGGTTGCTGTGGGTGCTCCtggcggcggtgctggtggtgggggcaGCAGCCAGCGTTACGTCCAAG AAGATCCACAAGAAAGCCACTTCGGAGGTGGATAAGAAGCACCTGGAGGATATTGAGAAGAAACTGGAGAGCATCAAGgagctggaggtggag CTTGAGAGGGAAATTGAGGCtgccgtagaggaggaggaggaggaggaagaggaagaagagtcgtCCGATGAGGAGAATGAGGTGCTGGATGATggcgaggaggagcaggtggaggaggaggatttaggtGTGGACCCAATGCTGGCACCTGATCCCGAAAGTTTCCATGGAG ACCCGTGCCTGGAGGTGTACTGCGGCGCTGGCAGGATGTGTGTCGTCAACGATGACAATCaagcgcagtgtgtgtgtgtcaacgccTGCGAGAATGAGGACGACAGGCGCAGGCGG GTGTGCAGCAACTTCAACGAAACGTGGCTGTCCGACTGTGAGCTGTACCGTCAGCGCTGCCTCTGCCAGGAAGGGGACGATAGCTGTGTCAAGCCAGAGAACAAGCACGCCCATATTGAATACTACGGGGAGTGCCAACAGATGccg GAGTGCGAAAATGAGGAGCTCGAGGACTTCCCGCGGCGCATGAGTGAGTGGCTCTTCTCCATCATGAGGGACATGGCCGACCGTCAGACCCTGAGCGAGCACTACATCCGCCTGGAGAGGGAGGCCGAGGAGGACCCCAAGAAGCAGTGGTCCTACGCCGTGGTCTGGAAGTGGTGTGACCTGGACTCTCACCCCAGGGACAA GGCTGTGTCGAGGCATGAGCTCTTCCCCATCAAGGCTCCGCTGCTCACCCTGGAGAACTGCATCGCCGCCTTCCTGGACTCCTGCGATGTCAACGACGACCACGCCATCACATTGAGGGAGTGGGCCACCTGCACCAAGCTGACTGAG GAGGACATTGAGAAGTTTGAGAACTTCTGCGAGGATATTCGCGAGGAGTAA